The Balaenoptera acutorostrata chromosome 2, mBalAcu1.1, whole genome shotgun sequence genomic sequence CTTTCCTGAGTAATGGAGTGCCAGTTGTATGCTTAAAGGGGAGGGAAAACAGAGAGGGGAAAATTAGGTAATAGTCTCAAAATACTGTTCAGGCATGGACCATGCTTCAAGTCCAAATGTTTTAACTATTAGGGCAGCGGTGCAGGGAATTCTGGAAGCCTTGAAAAGACAGGGGAGAGCAGAAACAGGtcatggaggaggtggcactTCAGAAGAGCTTTGAAGCTTGCTGGATGTAATTCCAATGTAGATATATTCCAGACAAAGGGACCCACGTGAGCAGAGGTATTGAGGTGGAGATTTACAGAATACACTGGAAGAGTTTTTCCCGATCTTCCAAGCGTGATCTCATTGCAGCACTCATAGCAAATGGGGTAAACAGAGGCAAGCTGCTGTGGCCTTGGCCAGCCTGAGTTCCACCTGGCCACCCTGAGGCTGAAGGGCTCTATAGCTTTGCACACCTGTAACCCTCTTCTGGCACACAGAATGGCATGCTGACTTGGGGGCATCAGACCAGAATTGGTTATACAGTTTGACCAGTCTTAGATTTATCAAGAACAGTTATTTACGGATCATCTCTGGGCACAGAAATGATCCATAAAGTTAAGCACGGTAATGGGGTAATCTCACCACAATATCTCACCATTTTCACCCCACTGGTAGGTCACCACATCGGCTCTCCCACTCATCATGTGATTTTTCCTCTCAATATCCAGACACTCACTCCGAACAGTGACCAAGTCTTCCCCATGAACCCTCCCAAATTTGACAAGATCAAGGACATGGCCATGATGACCCACCTACACGAGCCAGGAGTGCTGTACAACCTCAAAGAGCGTTACGCAGCCTGGATGATCTACGTGAGTACCCTTCAACCTCTCTTtattccatttccttctcttaGTAAAGTCAAGATCCATAGGTTGAATTTTCTGATCTTCTCAGACCTACTCAGGCCTCTTCTGTGTCACCGTCAACCCCTACCAGTGGCTGCCAGTGTACAACCCTGAGGTGGTGACGGCCTACAGAGGCAAAAAGCACCAGGAGGCCCCGCCCCACATCTTCTCCATCTCTGACAACGCCTATCAGTTCATGTTGACTGGTGAGTAATTTCtttaatccatattttaaaaaatagttttagtgAAGTATTCAAGTCCTTTAACTGCACTGGTTCTTAGTTAATTACTCGAACCCTTCACAGGCTTTGGTCATCCAAACGGTGCAATGACCAAAGTGACCTCAGTAGATTCAGAGAATGTCAGGATGGAAAGCCAGGGGCGCAGTATCTTCCATTACCAGTCACGGTTCTTAAGCCAGAGCTTGGGACTGAAGCCACACTAAGTACATGCTTCTCTGGGGGTGGATGTGAAGCACAAGGAGATGTGCTGCCCCCACCTCCAAAGAAACCCCCAACAGGAACACACTTGGAAGAAAGACTATATTAGTAGCCACTTAGGAATGCAAAGTTGGAGAAATGGGCACAGCAACTTCCCTTCACCTGTTTTCTCAggctccctctttctcctccttaaaTTTCCAGAATAGCAGATGAAATAGCAGAGACGTGGTAATACTGTCACCCTTGTCATGCCTAACATCACTTCGGTCTGTTCCACTTTCACCTGATTTGACTTGGTGCAGAGAGAAGAAGTAGAAGCAAGCATCTGAGATCTGAAGATGCTTAAAAGTCATCCAGGACAATGTTGCCCAAACTTCAGCCATTCCAATTTCACATTCGC encodes the following:
- the LOC130706405 gene encoding myosin-13-like isoform X1; the protein is MSSDAEMAIFGEAAPYLWKSEKERIEAQNRPFDSKKACFAVDDKEFYVKGMIQSKENDKVTVETLDNRTLTPNSDQVFPMNPPKFDKIKDMAMMTHLHEPGVLYNLKERYAAWMIYTYSGLFCVTVNPYQWLPVYNPEVVTAYRGKKHQEAPPHIFSISDNAYQFMLTDRDNQSVLIA
- the LOC130706405 gene encoding myosin-13-like isoform X2, which translates into the protein MSSDAEMAIFGEAAPYLWKSEKERIEAQNRPFDSKKACFAVDDKEFYVKGMIQSKENDKVTVETLDNRTLTPNSDQVFPMNPPKFDKIKDMAMMTHLHEPGVLYNLKERYAAWMIYTYSGLFCVTVNPYQWLPVYNPEVVTAYRGKKHQEAPPHIFSISDNAYQFMLTE